Proteins found in one Aneurinibacillus uraniidurans genomic segment:
- a CDS encoding helix-turn-helix transcriptional regulator encodes MENETLKLTSVLADPTRFSIYQYVVGRHRAVTVQEVAEQFDIHPNVARLHLTKLEDVNLLNSASEKTGKGGRPSRLYSLSDQVISLQFPPRDYQMLANIAIETLASLGEVGQKALYEMGKKFGHEAARQALEKERFPVSNMSLDDKIESIQRLVLAQGLNPEIQVVDDQTLRFRVFNCTFKEIALKNSESICQMHHALLLGIFEMYFNEEVKLMEDSSMLAGCKSCDYTVLQIS; translated from the coding sequence ATGGAAAATGAAACTTTGAAATTGACGAGCGTGCTCGCTGACCCCACGCGATTCTCGATCTATCAATATGTGGTGGGTCGTCACCGTGCTGTAACGGTACAAGAAGTCGCGGAGCAATTTGATATACACCCGAACGTGGCTCGTCTGCATCTAACCAAATTAGAGGATGTCAATTTGCTCAACTCCGCATCTGAGAAAACAGGGAAAGGCGGCCGACCAAGCCGACTATACTCACTGTCTGATCAAGTGATCAGCCTTCAGTTCCCACCACGTGACTATCAAATGCTGGCGAACATTGCAATTGAAACCCTCGCCTCTCTTGGTGAAGTCGGCCAGAAGGCCCTGTATGAGATGGGGAAAAAATTTGGTCACGAAGCTGCACGTCAAGCTTTAGAGAAAGAACGATTCCCCGTATCCAACATGTCACTCGATGACAAAATCGAATCCATTCAGCGTCTTGTGTTAGCGCAAGGACTAAACCCGGAAATTCAGGTCGTGGATGACCAAACATTACGATTCCGTGTATTTAATTGTACTTTTAAAGAAATAGCGCTGAAAAATTCTGAAAGCATTTGCCAAATGCATCATGCACTTCTACTCGGCATCTTTGAAATGTACTTCAATGAGGAAGTAAAACTCATGGAAGATTCTTCGATGCTAGCTGGATGTAAATCATGTGATTACACAGTGCTGCAGATTTCATAA
- a CDS encoding Spx/MgsR family RNA polymerase-binding regulatory protein, which produces MSDHLTFFTYPSCTSCRKAKAFLKEKGIEYDERHLFKNPPSATELLEIIKMSHNGMDDILSTRSRKFKELDKDIEDMTVSELLEMLSEEPRLLRRPILFDGEKLIVGYNRSAMQDLLA; this is translated from the coding sequence ATGAGTGATCATCTTACTTTCTTTACGTACCCAAGCTGCACGTCTTGTCGAAAAGCGAAGGCATTTCTGAAGGAGAAAGGCATTGAATATGATGAGCGTCATCTGTTTAAGAATCCTCCTTCTGCAACAGAGCTTCTCGAAATCATCAAGATGAGTCATAATGGAATGGATGATATTTTATCGACGCGTAGCCGCAAGTTCAAGGAGCTTGATAAAGATATTGAGGACATGACTGTGTCTGAGTTGCTTGAAATGCTGAGTGAAGAGCCGCGCTTGCTGCGTCGTCCGATTTTGTTTGACGGGGAAAAGTTAATCGTTGGATATAACCGTAGTGCCATGCAGGATTTGCTGGCATAG
- a CDS encoding 5'-3' exonuclease: MQASQTVMLIDGMSLLFRGYYATAYSGRIMRTSTGVPVNAIYGFMNYFLDAMETFAPTHVVCCWDMGSQTFRTDRYDQYKANRGAPPDELRPQFDLIKEVMDSFDVPNIGLSGYEADDCIGTLARLYSEDTGTQVQILTGDHDSLQLLKNNVHVIIMKKGVSNYAVYTPEVLFAEKGIRPEQLIDVKALMGDSSDNYPGVKGIGEKTAYKLVCEYESVQGILDNLADLAPGVRRKIEAELEMLHLSRELAEIDVQVPLTCLLEDCRWVPDRERVRQQFEALEFRAFLKRLG; encoded by the coding sequence ATGCAGGCATCACAAACTGTTATGCTGATTGATGGCATGTCGCTTCTGTTCCGTGGGTACTATGCGACTGCCTATAGCGGGCGCATCATGCGAACAAGTACAGGCGTGCCCGTAAATGCGATTTACGGCTTTATGAACTATTTCTTAGATGCGATGGAGACGTTCGCACCGACGCATGTCGTATGCTGCTGGGATATGGGCAGCCAGACATTTCGGACGGATCGGTATGATCAGTACAAAGCGAATCGGGGAGCGCCGCCAGATGAATTGCGCCCACAATTTGATCTGATTAAAGAGGTGATGGATAGCTTCGACGTACCGAATATTGGTCTGTCTGGCTATGAAGCGGACGATTGCATTGGGACACTAGCCCGACTGTACAGCGAAGATACAGGCACACAGGTACAGATTTTGACGGGGGACCATGATAGTCTCCAACTGTTGAAGAATAATGTCCATGTCATTATTATGAAAAAAGGGGTGTCTAATTACGCTGTATACACGCCAGAGGTCCTGTTTGCGGAGAAAGGCATTCGACCGGAACAGCTTATTGATGTAAAGGCACTGATGGGGGATTCGAGTGACAATTATCCGGGCGTGAAGGGGATTGGCGAGAAAACAGCGTACAAGCTTGTTTGTGAATATGAATCAGTACAAGGGATTCTGGACAATCTAGCTGATCTAGCTCCTGGTGTTCGGCGCAAGATTGAAGCGGAACTTGAGATGCTGCATCTGTCGCGGGAGCTGGCTGAGATTGATGTGCAGGTCCCACTTACCTGTCTGCTTGAGGATTGCCGATGGGTGCCGGATAGGGAGCGGGTACGTCAGCAGTTCGAAGCGCTGGAGTTTCGAGCATTTTTGAAGCGGCTTGGCTAG
- a CDS encoding enoyl-CoA hydratase/isomerase family protein, protein MNTILLEKKDGIALVTLNRPEVRNAISFELVEELDACLDELAADQDVKVVIFTGAGDKAFVSGGDLGQFLSVRTKDKSYPMLMRVGRLLSRIDRFPKPTIAMMNGAAIGGGCEFAASCRFRFASKQSRMGFVQIGMHIITGWGSGTRLMEKIGTNNALTMLLTGEMFDAEAGQQIGFIDRVYEHEALREETFAFAAKIAAQPLEGITAYMKVAKLVDSGLPREVCIEEEIDLCSDMWGSEAHYGVVQKFLQKK, encoded by the coding sequence ATGAATACTATTTTGCTAGAGAAAAAAGACGGCATTGCACTTGTAACATTGAATCGCCCCGAAGTACGGAACGCAATCAGCTTTGAATTGGTGGAAGAATTGGATGCCTGCTTAGATGAGCTAGCAGCGGACCAAGATGTGAAAGTTGTTATCTTTACAGGCGCAGGCGATAAAGCGTTTGTATCAGGAGGCGATCTTGGACAGTTTCTATCGGTACGCACAAAGGACAAGTCGTACCCGATGCTCATGCGAGTTGGTCGCCTATTAAGCAGAATTGATCGCTTTCCTAAACCGACGATTGCGATGATGAATGGAGCAGCGATTGGAGGCGGCTGTGAATTTGCGGCTTCCTGCCGATTCCGCTTCGCAAGTAAGCAGTCGCGTATGGGATTCGTTCAGATTGGCATGCACATCATTACTGGCTGGGGCAGTGGTACGCGCCTGATGGAGAAAATCGGGACGAATAATGCATTGACGATGCTTTTGACTGGCGAGATGTTTGACGCGGAAGCAGGTCAACAGATTGGCTTTATTGACCGAGTATACGAACATGAAGCCTTGCGGGAGGAAACGTTTGCGTTCGCAGCAAAAATCGCAGCGCAGCCACTAGAAGGGATTACAGCCTATATGAAGGTTGCCAAACTTGTAGATTCTGGTCTGCCGCGCGAAGTGTGCATTGAAGAAGAGATTGATCTCTGCTCAGACATGTGGGGATCGGAAGCGCATTACGGTGTCGTGCAGAAGTTTTTGCAGAAAAAATAA
- a CDS encoding RsfA family transcriptional regulator — translation MTAARQDAWTPDDDLMLAEVTLRHIREGSTQLCAFEEVGERLSRTAAACGFRWNSVVRKQYEDAIQLAKSQRQERKKAKRKLKPAVYMTEAGEESMYAIPEADTSVSMRGEMTEDLSFDVVIRFLRDQKNVFRQMKRLERDMEDSRHEAEELRAENESLKEEITLLKSDYQVVNEDYKALIQIMDRARKMAFLGNNEEDIDIKPRFKMDANGNLERVDYR, via the coding sequence ATGACAGCAGCACGTCAGGATGCTTGGACACCGGATGATGATCTGATGCTGGCAGAGGTGACGCTTCGTCATATTCGAGAAGGAAGCACGCAGTTATGTGCGTTTGAGGAAGTAGGTGAGAGGCTGAGTCGGACAGCCGCCGCCTGTGGATTTCGTTGGAACAGTGTAGTCCGAAAACAGTATGAGGATGCTATTCAACTGGCAAAATCTCAGCGTCAGGAACGCAAAAAAGCGAAGCGCAAGCTAAAACCTGCCGTTTATATGACGGAAGCAGGGGAAGAAAGTATGTATGCTATCCCTGAAGCCGATACTTCGGTTAGTATGCGCGGTGAAATGACGGAGGATCTTTCGTTTGACGTCGTAATCCGTTTTCTACGCGATCAGAAAAATGTATTCCGGCAGATGAAGCGATTGGAACGAGATATGGAAGACAGCAGGCATGAAGCGGAGGAGCTTCGCGCTGAGAACGAAAGCCTAAAAGAAGAAATAACGCTGCTAAAATCGGATTATCAAGTGGTAAACGAAGATTACAAAGCGCTCATTCAAATTATGGATCGCGCTCGTAAGATGGCGTTTCTCGGAAATAACGAAGAAGACATCGATATTAAACCTCGATTTAAAATGGACGCCAATGGCAATCTTGAGCGCGTCGATTATCGGTAA
- a CDS encoding acetyl-CoA carboxylase biotin carboxylase subunit: MKTVLIANRGEIARRIMRTCRDKGIRTIAVHSEADVDMPFVREADVAVCIGPPPVVQSYLNMEAILTVAKEHQADAIHPGYGLLSENGTFARRCAEEGIIFIGPDPAVMEAMGDKIHARAAMVEAGVPIVPGYDGNIPTAEEACRIAAQIGYPVMLKASAGGGGIGMQICRNEEEIMKAFQSAKGRAKAYFGNDAMFIEKYIENPHHIEVQVAGDEQGMIVHLLERECSIQRRHQKVIEESPSPFLDRTTGEAVCAAAVRAAQAVHYTGVGTVEFIMGEDKAFYFLEMNTRLQVEHPVTESITGIDLVELQFTIAEGNPIPFAQEDVAAHGHAIEMRIYAEDPHTFFPSPGTIDTYVSPEGDGIRIDDAVQSGTTISPFYDPMIGKLIVSGMTREEALHRAREAVQQYEITGIKTNLPMLADVLADERFAAGTYTTSFVETMQRITTK; the protein is encoded by the coding sequence ATCAAGACTGTCCTTATTGCAAACCGGGGCGAGATTGCCCGGAGGATTATGCGAACATGCCGCGACAAAGGAATTCGGACGATTGCCGTTCATTCAGAAGCGGATGTGGATATGCCATTTGTGCGGGAGGCAGATGTAGCTGTCTGTATTGGACCGCCACCGGTTGTGCAGAGCTATCTCAATATGGAGGCCATACTTACTGTGGCGAAAGAGCACCAGGCAGATGCAATTCATCCTGGCTACGGATTGTTATCCGAGAACGGGACATTTGCCCGCCGTTGTGCGGAAGAAGGCATTATATTTATCGGGCCGGACCCGGCTGTTATGGAGGCGATGGGAGATAAAATCCATGCCCGTGCTGCTATGGTCGAGGCGGGTGTTCCCATTGTACCAGGCTATGACGGGAACATTCCAACAGCGGAGGAAGCCTGCCGTATTGCAGCGCAGATTGGCTACCCGGTCATGCTAAAAGCAAGTGCGGGTGGCGGTGGAATTGGCATGCAGATTTGCCGTAATGAAGAAGAAATTATGAAAGCGTTTCAATCGGCAAAAGGCCGTGCGAAAGCGTATTTTGGCAACGATGCGATGTTCATCGAGAAGTATATCGAGAATCCGCATCATATTGAAGTGCAGGTTGCAGGTGATGAGCAGGGGATGATTGTTCACCTTTTGGAGCGAGAATGTTCGATACAGCGCCGTCATCAAAAGGTGATCGAGGAAAGTCCATCTCCGTTCCTAGATCGGACTACTGGAGAGGCAGTATGTGCAGCTGCCGTACGTGCTGCGCAGGCGGTACACTATACCGGAGTCGGCACAGTGGAATTCATTATGGGAGAGGATAAAGCATTCTATTTTCTTGAGATGAATACGCGTCTGCAAGTTGAACATCCGGTTACTGAATCGATCACAGGGATTGATCTGGTAGAATTGCAGTTCACGATCGCGGAAGGGAATCCAATTCCGTTTGCGCAGGAAGATGTGGCAGCGCATGGGCATGCGATTGAGATGCGCATTTATGCCGAAGATCCGCATACGTTCTTCCCATCCCCAGGAACAATTGATACGTATGTTTCGCCGGAGGGAGATGGAATTCGGATTGATGATGCCGTGCAATCTGGCACAACGATCTCGCCGTTTTATGACCCAATGATCGGTAAGTTGATTGTAAGTGGCATGACTCGGGAGGAAGCGCTCCATCGAGCTAGAGAAGCTGTACAGCAGTATGAGATTACCGGGATTAAGACAAATTTGCCGATGCTTGCCGATGTGCTTGCAGACGAGCGATTTGCAGCCGGTACGTATACAACTAGCTTTGTTGAAACAATGCAACGAATTACTACAAAATAG
- a CDS encoding acetyl-CoA carboxylase biotin carboxyl carrier protein subunit gives MKQVVASMAGTVINVLVNTGDHVQAGSDVVMLESMKMEVPVTVETTGTVAGVKVAIGDFVNEGDVLIELEG, from the coding sequence ATGAAACAAGTAGTCGCAAGTATGGCAGGAACAGTTATTAACGTACTCGTGAACACAGGAGATCATGTACAGGCTGGAAGCGATGTTGTGATGCTTGAATCCATGAAAATGGAAGTGCCTGTAACCGTAGAAACAACTGGCACAGTAGCAGGTGTAAAAGTTGCGATCGGAGATTTCGTAAATGAAGGGGATGTATTGATCGAGCTGGAAGGCTAG
- a CDS encoding hydroxymethylglutaryl-CoA lyase: MSDRVSLFEVGPRDGLQNEKEIVPTSSKIELIERLVRAGLQKVEATSFVNPKWIPQLADAVDVVEQVQREPGVQYSALVPNLRGLERARQTQIEEVAVFMSASEAHNKSNINKTIHETFPVLREVVEAAQADGMRVRGYVSTAFGCPYEGDVPLASVVRVTRELFDMGVYEVSIGDTIGVGTPNVVRERFAVLAAEFGAARLAGHFHDTRGTGLANVYAALEAGIRTFDSSIGGLGGCPYAPGASGNISTEDVVYMLQGMGLETGVSLEKLIEVGMFMEEVLGRPLPSRVLAAMKHTVKGECDNGYTAGKANA, translated from the coding sequence ATGAGTGATCGGGTGAGCTTGTTTGAGGTGGGGCCGCGTGATGGATTGCAGAATGAAAAGGAAATCGTGCCAACTTCGAGTAAAATCGAACTGATTGAGCGATTAGTCAGAGCTGGTTTGCAAAAAGTAGAAGCGACTTCATTTGTGAATCCGAAATGGATTCCCCAATTAGCTGATGCGGTAGACGTAGTAGAACAAGTGCAGCGAGAGCCCGGGGTACAATATAGTGCGCTTGTTCCGAATCTTAGAGGACTTGAGCGTGCCAGACAAACACAGATAGAAGAAGTTGCAGTGTTTATGTCGGCAAGCGAGGCGCATAACAAAAGTAACATCAATAAAACGATTCACGAAACATTTCCTGTGCTGCGAGAAGTTGTAGAGGCAGCACAGGCAGATGGCATGCGAGTGCGCGGATATGTGTCCACAGCATTTGGCTGTCCGTATGAGGGAGACGTGCCACTTGCGTCTGTCGTGCGGGTGACAAGAGAATTATTCGATATGGGTGTATACGAGGTGTCGATTGGCGATACGATTGGCGTTGGTACGCCGAATGTAGTGCGGGAGCGCTTTGCGGTACTTGCAGCTGAATTCGGTGCAGCACGGTTAGCCGGGCATTTTCATGATACACGGGGAACTGGGCTTGCCAATGTATATGCGGCGCTTGAAGCAGGAATTCGTACGTTTGATAGCTCGATTGGCGGACTTGGCGGTTGTCCGTATGCACCGGGAGCATCGGGCAACATCTCGACAGAAGATGTTGTTTATATGCTGCAAGGGATGGGACTCGAAACGGGCGTATCGCTTGAGAAGCTAATCGAAGTTGGGATGTTTATGGAAGAAGTGCTTGGACGCCCGTTACCATCGCGCGTGCTTGCGGCAATGAAACATACTGTGAAAGGGGAATGCGACAATGGATACACAGCAGGCAAAGCAAACGCTTGA
- a CDS encoding acyl-CoA carboxylase subunit beta produces the protein MDTQQAKQTLEQALHTRIEQIQKGGAEKYHAKNKEQNKLFVRDRLQLLFDDEYQIEDALFANSLAGDLPADGVVTAIGRVNGQKVCVMANDSTVKAGSWGSRTVEKIIRIQETAMKLRIPMIYLVDSAGARITDQIEMFPGRRGAGRIFYNQVKMSGMVPQVCVLFGPSAAGGAYIPAFCDIVIMVEGNASMYLGSPRMAEMVIGEKVTLEEMGGARMHCTVSGCGDVLASSEQEAIASARQYLSYFPANCQQKPPVVEAKVPKADSRTVEAIVPTNQNAPFDMYELIHAIIDEDSFYEIKKLFAAELVTGFARMDGKPVGIIANQPRVKGGVLFVDSADKSARFMTLCDAFGIPLVFLADVPGFMIGTKVERAGIIRHGAKMISAMSEATVPRISVIVRKAYGAGLYAMSGPAFEPDCCLALPTAQIAVMGPEAAVNAVYSNKINAIEDPKERQAFIMEKRKEYQEDIDIYRLASEMIIDGIIEGSRLRAELIDRLEAYSSKQMTFSERKHPVYPV, from the coding sequence ATGGATACACAGCAGGCAAAGCAAACGCTTGAGCAGGCGCTACATACGCGCATCGAACAGATTCAGAAAGGTGGAGCGGAGAAATACCACGCCAAGAACAAAGAGCAGAACAAACTATTTGTCCGCGACCGCCTGCAGCTGTTGTTCGATGATGAATACCAGATTGAAGATGCACTATTTGCGAATAGTCTAGCAGGCGATCTGCCAGCAGATGGTGTTGTGACCGCAATCGGGCGTGTAAACGGTCAGAAAGTATGTGTCATGGCTAACGATTCAACGGTTAAAGCAGGTTCGTGGGGTTCACGCACGGTTGAAAAAATCATTCGCATTCAGGAAACGGCGATGAAGCTGCGTATACCAATGATCTACCTGGTTGATTCCGCTGGCGCACGCATTACCGATCAGATCGAGATGTTTCCAGGCCGCCGTGGTGCCGGACGTATTTTTTACAACCAGGTGAAAATGTCCGGCATGGTGCCGCAAGTATGTGTGCTGTTTGGACCGTCTGCGGCAGGTGGTGCTTATATTCCGGCATTTTGTGATATCGTCATTATGGTAGAAGGAAACGCGAGCATGTATCTTGGCTCGCCACGCATGGCCGAGATGGTAATAGGTGAGAAAGTTACACTCGAAGAAATGGGCGGTGCCCGCATGCATTGTACAGTGAGCGGCTGTGGGGATGTACTTGCGTCGTCTGAACAGGAAGCGATTGCGTCGGCCCGCCAGTATTTGTCGTATTTCCCGGCGAACTGTCAGCAGAAGCCGCCAGTTGTAGAGGCAAAAGTGCCAAAAGCAGATAGTCGTACAGTTGAAGCGATTGTACCGACGAATCAGAATGCTCCGTTTGATATGTATGAACTGATCCATGCGATCATTGATGAAGATTCCTTTTATGAAATCAAAAAACTGTTCGCTGCTGAGCTTGTAACGGGATTTGCCCGCATGGATGGTAAGCCAGTGGGCATTATTGCCAATCAGCCGCGTGTCAAAGGGGGCGTACTGTTTGTCGATTCCGCTGATAAATCGGCGCGCTTCATGACGCTGTGTGACGCATTTGGTATTCCGCTCGTATTCCTTGCCGACGTTCCGGGCTTTATGATCGGAACAAAAGTAGAACGTGCGGGCATTATCCGTCATGGTGCGAAGATGATCTCGGCAATGTCAGAAGCTACTGTTCCGCGAATTTCTGTTATTGTTCGCAAAGCATATGGAGCTGGGCTGTATGCGATGTCGGGCCCGGCATTTGAACCGGATTGCTGTCTGGCTCTTCCAACTGCTCAGATAGCGGTTATGGGGCCAGAAGCAGCTGTAAATGCGGTGTATAGTAACAAAATTAACGCGATTGAAGATCCGAAAGAGCGCCAGGCATTCATTATGGAGAAACGCAAAGAATATCAGGAAGACATCGATATTTATCGTCTTGCATCCGAAATGATCATTGACGGCATTATCGAGGGAAGCCGACTGCGTGCCGAGTTGATTGACCGTCTTGAGGCGTATAGTAGTAAGCAAATGACGTTCTCTGAACGGAAGCATCCGGTTTATCCTGTGTAA
- a CDS encoding TetR/AcrR family transcriptional regulator has protein sequence MSVSYQQRILAAANKIFVENGYRQADMRSIAKEAGIAVGTIYNYYPNKAVLYQAILNQQWEEFDRRIHQVVNDLSSSAREKLQRITEHLFSFVAHHMSMWREIINDPQRDEFQLLDEGHKAQQKAHNQLKEHLRRVFNEHTSEPSWIVERHILAYMAAVTHIGMLFPAETEQNINYIMSLIDNMPRLSK, from the coding sequence ATGAGCGTCTCTTATCAGCAGCGGATCTTAGCAGCTGCGAATAAAATTTTTGTTGAAAATGGCTATCGCCAGGCTGACATGCGGTCCATTGCTAAAGAGGCAGGGATTGCGGTTGGAACGATCTATAATTATTATCCGAATAAGGCTGTGCTGTATCAGGCGATTCTAAATCAGCAGTGGGAAGAGTTTGACCGCCGCATTCATCAGGTAGTGAATGATCTGTCATCTTCAGCCCGCGAGAAGTTGCAGCGTATTACGGAGCATTTATTTAGCTTTGTAGCACACCATATGAGCATGTGGCGTGAGATTATCAATGATCCACAGCGTGATGAGTTCCAACTGCTTGACGAAGGGCATAAGGCACAGCAGAAGGCACATAATCAGCTAAAAGAGCATTTGCGTCGCGTATTTAACGAGCATACATCGGAGCCATCGTGGATTGTGGAGCGGCATATTTTAGCTTATATGGCTGCTGTTACGCATATCGGCATGTTATTTCCAGCTGAAACCGAGCAGAATATTAACTATATTATGAGCTTGATTGATAACATGCCTCGTCTGTCCAAATAA
- the bshC gene encoding bacillithiol biosynthesis cysteine-adding enzyme BshC: MNNVQIESVMLPFGQKIVHDYINEYSKTAELYPYHPYEQESYERRLRWLSEHPHANRAALADGLLAWNTSVGNTHERVRENIEALRQPDTYAVVTGQQAGVLTGPLYTIHKAITALRMAEEQQKRLGVRVVPIFWIAGEDHDYEEANHVYVQTKGGDVEKQRLNHEAAGRTSVTHLVIPQDALHEYIDAFFAEQIETEFTGDLKAHLHTFAKESATLTDFFARTLVWLFGEAGLILIDSAAPFVRVLEQDGFAQVIRRNEELNEAVAVQGQKLTTLGYHRQVETERSSAQFFLYRNGERSGVERLVDGTFRTRDGAVYTEEELLTLLAHDPESFSANVVTRPLMQEWLLPVLAFVGGPGEVAYWGLYARMFAVFGLAMPPVVPRLSFSLLEGAVQKNMRKFDLSTHDVLTKLTEKRDAYLAAQDTLHLDEKFAEVKQQMKELYMPLIEEASGIEQGLRVLGEKNLDKILEQVDFYAKRSQSAFVKKHESSLRQFDRIRTALFPMDKPQERVYNIFGYLNKYGVEWFREFRSYPYDVTSEHLAVRVE; this comes from the coding sequence ATGAACAACGTGCAAATCGAGTCGGTTATGCTTCCATTTGGACAAAAAATTGTCCATGATTATATAAATGAGTATTCAAAAACGGCGGAGTTATATCCGTATCATCCGTATGAACAAGAAAGTTACGAGCGTCGCCTGCGCTGGCTTTCTGAACATCCCCACGCAAACCGTGCTGCGCTTGCAGACGGGCTTCTCGCCTGGAACACAAGTGTGGGAAACACGCACGAGCGTGTGAGAGAAAATATTGAGGCGTTGCGCCAGCCTGACACATACGCAGTCGTTACCGGGCAGCAGGCGGGGGTTCTGACTGGACCGCTGTATACGATTCACAAGGCGATTACTGCGCTTCGGATGGCAGAAGAACAGCAGAAACGACTGGGTGTACGTGTTGTTCCGATCTTCTGGATTGCCGGGGAAGATCATGATTATGAGGAAGCCAATCATGTATATGTACAGACGAAAGGCGGAGATGTCGAGAAGCAGCGTCTGAACCATGAGGCAGCAGGACGAACGTCGGTTACGCACTTAGTTATTCCACAGGATGCATTACACGAGTATATTGATGCGTTTTTTGCTGAACAGATCGAAACCGAATTTACAGGTGATCTGAAAGCACACTTGCATACATTTGCTAAAGAATCAGCTACACTGACAGACTTTTTTGCCCGGACGCTTGTCTGGCTGTTCGGAGAGGCAGGGCTCATTCTGATCGATTCGGCAGCTCCGTTCGTCCGTGTGCTGGAACAAGATGGATTCGCCCAGGTTATTCGTCGAAATGAGGAATTGAATGAAGCGGTAGCGGTGCAGGGACAGAAGCTTACAACACTCGGTTATCATCGCCAGGTGGAGACGGAGCGTTCCTCTGCCCAGTTTTTTCTGTATCGAAACGGGGAGCGTAGTGGTGTAGAGCGGCTCGTAGACGGTACATTCCGTACGCGGGATGGCGCCGTGTATACGGAAGAAGAACTTCTCACTTTGCTTGCACACGACCCGGAATCGTTTAGTGCTAATGTGGTGACACGGCCGCTGATGCAGGAATGGTTACTGCCGGTACTTGCGTTTGTCGGTGGGCCGGGTGAAGTTGCCTACTGGGGACTGTATGCCCGCATGTTTGCTGTGTTCGGACTTGCAATGCCGCCAGTTGTGCCGCGTTTATCGTTTAGCTTGCTGGAAGGTGCTGTACAGAAGAATATGCGTAAGTTTGACCTTAGTACGCATGATGTATTGACTAAGCTTACAGAGAAGCGGGATGCGTATCTAGCAGCGCAGGATACGCTGCATCTGGATGAAAAATTCGCCGAGGTAAAGCAGCAGATGAAGGAGTTGTATATGCCGCTCATCGAAGAAGCGTCCGGAATTGAGCAGGGGTTGCGTGTACTTGGTGAAAAAAATCTCGACAAAATTTTGGAGCAGGTCGACTTTTATGCCAAACGCAGTCAGTCAGCGTTCGTCAAAAAGCACGAATCATCCCTGCGCCAGTTCGACCGTATTCGTACAGCGCTGTTTCCGATGGACAAACCACAGGAACGCGTTTACAATATATTTGGTTATCTTAATAAATATGGGGTGGAGTGGTTCCGTGAATTCCGCTCGTATCCATACGATGTAACATCTGAACACCTCGCTGTACGCGTAGAATAA